In a genomic window of Trichoderma atroviride chromosome 4, complete sequence:
- a CDS encoding uncharacterized protein (EggNog:ENOG41): MSFPIEVTFPSFTLTISGELHQPAIGSPDLKGAAIVVSHPMTGVKGQTAADYARAPSSAGFYALTSTAYI; the protein is encoded by the coding sequence ATGTCCTTTCCGATTGAAGTCACGTTTCCATCATTCACGCTCACCATCAGCGGCGAGCTTCATCAGCCTGCCATCGGGTCCCCTGACCTCAAAGGCGCTGCCATTGTTGTGAGCCACCCCATGACGGGCGTCAAAGGACAGACGGCAGCGGACTATGCCCGAgctccatcttcagcggGATTCTACGCCTTGACTAGCACCGCGTACATTTGA
- a CDS encoding uncharacterized protein (EggNog:ENOG41), whose product MYMSVRELLQKLQTDWIDILHVHWWDFTTSIKEIMDSLHVLVEQGKVLYLGVSDTPSWIVSAANEYATAFGKTSFSIY is encoded by the coding sequence ATGTATATGAGCGTCCGCGAATTACTCCAAAAACTACAAACCGATTGGATCGACATCCTCCATGTTCATTGGTGGGACTTTACCACTTCTATCAAAGAAATCATGGATAGCTTGCACGTTCTCGTCGAGCAAGGCAAAGTTCTCTACCTAGGCGTATCGGACACTCCCTCGTGGATCGTGAGTGCGGCGAATGAGTATGCTACTGCGTTTGGCAAGACTTCGTTTAGCATCTACTAG
- a CDS encoding uncharacterized protein (EggNog:ENOG41~TransMembrane:2 (o6-28i85-115o)), whose protein sequence is MVAGDAIFFCKCAAVIFATVVGSIFLVVPSQVVLTRIQASLLPVEDSTIVPFDRSFGGRVQPDTGSDRDYATISDAWHTFSRAHWWGLVILSLKIIFISLSLIVLMSVVIVLQWFMIVTQGMEPNEEL, encoded by the coding sequence ATGGTCGCCGGcgatgccatcttcttctgcaagTGTGCCGCCGTTATTTTTGCCACCGTCGTCGGCTCCATCTTTCTTGTGGTGCCGAGCCAAGTGGTCTTGACGCGAATCCAGGCGTCTCTTCTCCCTGTGGAGGACAGCACCATTGTTCCCTTTGACCGTTCTTTCGGGGGCCGGGTCCAGCCGGATACTGGAAGTGATCGGGATTATGCCACGATTTCGGATGCATGGCATACTTTCTCTCGGGCCCATTGGTGGGGGCTGGTGATTCTTTCCTTGAAgatcatcttcatttcccTGTCGCTGATCGTGTTGATGAGCGTGGTTATCGTTTTGCAGTGGTTTATGATTGTGACACAGGGCATGGAGCCAAATGAGGAACTTTAG
- a CDS encoding uncharacterized protein (EggNog:ENOG41) encodes MKKALEERMAKGEILRGTYSNGQSEDERKISEALEKIASGHGTEFITAIALAYVRAKAIRVFPMVGGRKIEHLKDNISGAEHQVIARAGRVPGKREAL; translated from the coding sequence ATGAAGAAGGCTTTAGAAGAGCGGATGGCAAAGGGTGAAATCCTACGTGGCACGTACAGTAATGGCCAGAGTGAGGACGAGAGAAAAATCAGCGAGGCTCTAGAGAAGATTGCCAGCGGACATGGCACTGAGTTCATTACGGCGATTGCCCTCGCCTACGTACGAGCCAAGGCCATTCGGGTGTTTCCCATGGTTGGCGGCCGCAAGATTGAGCATTTGAAAGACAACATTTCGGGCGCTGAGCATCAAGTTATCGCAAGAGCAGGTAGAGTACCTGGAAAGCGTGAAGCCCTTTGA